From a single Planctomycetota bacterium genomic region:
- a CDS encoding carboxymuconolactone decarboxylase family protein, translating into MNCEKKKSCAGFVAGKKCPGVSLAERLGPEFGRLIADYHGRIWGREGAIPLKYKYLMALATAVTGREPQRAVLETNKALAHGATAEEIREALELAVWLGGSPLLLEIVGPVLRFLEARLAQPPASCCPP; encoded by the coding sequence ATGAACTGTGAAAAGAAGAAATCTTGTGCCGGCTTCGTGGCGGGGAAGAAGTGCCCGGGCGTCTCGTTGGCGGAGCGGCTGGGCCCGGAGTTCGGCCGGCTCATCGCCGACTATCACGGCCGCATCTGGGGACGCGAGGGCGCGATTCCGCTCAAATACAAGTATCTGATGGCCCTGGCGACGGCCGTCACGGGGCGCGAACCGCAGCGCGCTGTCCTGGAGACGAACAAGGCGCTCGCGCACGGTGCAACGGCCGAGGAGATCCGCGAGGCGCTGGAACTGGCGGTGTGGCTGGGTGGGTCGCCGCTGCTTCTGGAGATCGTCGGTCCGGTGCTGCGGTTCCTCGAAGCGCGTCTGGCGCAGCCGCCGGCGTCCTGCTGCCCGCCGTGA
- a CDS encoding ferredoxin, with amino-acid sequence MAATRTVKRKIVKIDERLCNGCGVCVTPCAEGAIELVDGKARVVREELCDGAGFCLGVCPTGALSIEEREAPAFDAEAAREREAERGKTLLQEKCFRCGASETEAVLFPCRTNGESKWVCVRCLPPLIHG; translated from the coding sequence ATGGCGGCGACCAGGACAGTGAAACGAAAGATCGTCAAAATTGACGAGCGGCTCTGCAACGGGTGCGGGGTGTGCGTCACGCCGTGCGCGGAGGGGGCCATTGAACTCGTGGACGGGAAGGCCCGCGTCGTCCGCGAGGAATTGTGTGACGGGGCCGGGTTCTGCCTGGGCGTCTGCCCGACGGGTGCGCTCTCGATCGAGGAGCGCGAGGCCCCGGCATTCGACGCCGAGGCGGCCCGCGAGCGCGAGGCCGAGCGCGGAAAGACCCTCCTCCAGGAAAAATGTTTCCGCTGCGGCGCGAGCGAGACGGAGGCGGTCCTTTTCCCGTGCCGGACGAACGGCGAATCGAAATGGGTGTGCGTGCGGTGCCTCCCGCCGCTCATCCACGGCTAA
- a CDS encoding Crp/Fnr family transcriptional regulator, producing the protein MAIAEMLKHVALFAGLDKAARESVGRLAVERRVPAGQVLFRQGEPADGFYVVLDGKVKVYKLAPDGRQQILHAFGPGQAFAEAAMFAGDSFPAFAETLSESRLAFFPRGAFLKELGRNPALAAGLITSLARLCHQLAGLVGQLALSGVSGRLARYVTDLARRKGVALEKGAQVRLDLAKGELAHHLGIAPETLSRALGRLAALDLVEVDGPVLTLRNPAGLQALASGFTPEAD; encoded by the coding sequence ATGGCCATCGCCGAGATGCTCAAGCACGTGGCGCTGTTTGCGGGGCTCGATAAGGCCGCGCGCGAGTCCGTGGGGCGGCTGGCCGTCGAGCGGCGCGTCCCGGCCGGCCAGGTCCTCTTTCGCCAGGGCGAACCGGCCGACGGCTTCTACGTCGTACTGGATGGAAAGGTGAAGGTGTACAAACTGGCGCCGGACGGGCGGCAGCAGATCCTGCACGCGTTCGGGCCGGGCCAAGCGTTCGCCGAAGCGGCAATGTTCGCGGGCGACTCTTTCCCCGCGTTCGCCGAGACGCTCTCCGAGAGCCGGCTTGCCTTCTTCCCGCGGGGGGCGTTCCTGAAGGAACTGGGGCGGAACCCGGCCCTTGCGGCCGGGCTGATCACGTCGCTCGCGCGCCTTTGCCACCAGTTGGCCGGGCTCGTCGGGCAACTCGCCCTGAGCGGCGTCTCGGGCCGGCTCGCGCGGTACGTGACGGACCTGGCGCGCCGCAAGGGCGTCGCGCTGGAGAAGGGCGCCCAAGTGCGGCTCGACCTGGCGAAGGGGGAACTCGCGCACCACCTCGGGATTGCCCCGGAAACCCTGAGCCGGGCCCTCGGACGCCTCGCCGCCCTCGACCTGGTGGAAGTGGACGGCCCGGTGCTGACGCTTCGCAATCCCGCGGGCCTCCAGGCCCTGGCCAGCGGTTTCACGCCCGAGGCCGACTGA
- the xerC gene encoding tyrosine recombinase XerC, protein MANPLFQKFLTYIEHERNFSVHTVRCYTADLAQFAEFLCNGAPEDGLDEREVSERIRKVAPLDLRRYLAELKRADYSRATVARKLATLRSFYKFLARSGEVSRNPVKLIRTPRQERRLPKFLQPGEVERLLAATKGDDLLALRDAAILEVLYSTGMRVSELVAMDLEHVDPIGEVVRVRGKGKRERLAPLGSYALRALERYLAARADAGPIDKKAVFVNRHGRRLSTRSVRRKLSKYLAIAGLDPKVSPHTLRHSFATHMLERGADLRAVQELLGHRSLSTTQIYTHVTAGRLKEIYESAHPRAN, encoded by the coding sequence ATGGCAAATCCCTTGTTTCAGAAATTCTTGACGTACATCGAGCACGAGCGCAATTTCTCGGTGCACACGGTGCGCTGCTACACGGCTGACCTGGCGCAGTTCGCCGAGTTTCTCTGCAACGGCGCCCCGGAAGACGGCCTCGACGAGCGCGAAGTTTCCGAGCGGATCCGAAAGGTGGCGCCGCTGGACCTGAGGCGGTACCTGGCGGAACTGAAGCGGGCCGACTACAGCCGGGCGACCGTCGCGCGGAAACTCGCGACGCTCCGCTCGTTCTACAAGTTCCTCGCCCGCTCTGGCGAAGTCTCCCGCAACCCCGTCAAACTCATCCGCACGCCGCGACAGGAACGCCGGCTCCCGAAGTTCCTCCAGCCCGGCGAAGTCGAACGCCTGCTCGCCGCGACGAAGGGCGACGACTTGCTCGCTCTGCGCGACGCCGCGATCCTCGAGGTGCTCTACTCCACCGGCATGCGCGTCTCGGAACTTGTGGCGATGGACCTCGAGCACGTCGATCCGATCGGCGAAGTGGTCCGGGTTCGCGGCAAAGGGAAACGCGAGCGCCTCGCGCCGCTCGGGTCCTACGCCCTGCGGGCGCTCGAGCGATACCTGGCGGCCCGGGCCGACGCCGGACCCATCGATAAGAAAGCCGTCTTCGTCAACCGCCACGGGCGACGCCTGAGCACCCGGAGCGTCCGGAGGAAACTGTCGAAGTACCTCGCGATCGCCGGTCTCGACCCGAAGGTTTCGCCGCACACCCTGCGCCACTCATTCGCCACCCACATGCTCGAGCGCGGGGCCGACCTGCGGGCCGTCCAGGAACTCCTGGGCCACCGAAGCCTCTCGACGACCCAAATCTACACGCACGTCACGGCCGGCCGGCTGAAGGAGATTTACGAGTCGGCCCACCCGCGGGCCAACTGA